The following nucleotide sequence is from Pseudomonas putida S13.1.2.
CGCTCAGGGGCCAGGTGCGCAGGCTCGAACTGTTTTTTGCCGGACTGCAGCATGATGAACCCTATCACCACGGTGATCGCGCCCACGATCAAGGCTGCAAGCCAGGGTTCGACCACCATGGCCAATGCGTAGACCGCCGCCAGCAGCAGGATGATAAAGCCCGCCAGTACCACGATCGCACCCGCCGCCACCGCCGCCGTGCCGGCCTTGAGCGTGGCAAGGTTGTGCTGCAGTTCGGTTTTAGCCAGTGCCAGTTCCTTGGTGAACAAATCCGGTACTTCCCGCATCAACTGGCGCAACAGGCCTCCGACGCCGACGGCGTCGTCTTCCGGCGTGTGCAATCCCGGTGTGGCATGCATGGGATCTTTGTTCATCATTCACCTCCTTTGAGCGGGTCGCGCTCGAACGGGCTGCCGCTGACCGGCGTGCCTGCACCAGCCCCGACCGGATCGACAGGGGTGTAAGGGTGCCGGGTGGAAACGTCGCTACCGCGATCAGGCGTCACGGCCTGCGCAGGGGGTGACGAGTGCCCTTCATGGGATGTGGCCGCAGCCTGGGCGCCATGGCTGGCGCTGGCGCGTATGAACCGCGACACTGCAAACCCGACCGCTACGCTACCGGCCAGGAACAGCGCCGGGTTGCTCCGCGCCAACTGGGCACCGCGCTGCATCAGGTGCTCGGCGCTTTCATGGCGTACCTGTTCGGCAAAGTCGCCCATGCATTCTGCGGCCTGGCTGAGGTATCGCGAGAGCCCCAGCGTGTCGTTGTCTTGCAGCGCTGCTGCCGCCGAACGCACCCCTTCCTCAAGCGAATCAAGCTGATCTGCTGCGCTATCGCGGTAGTGCTCGAATTGCTCGCTGCCTTTCTCCCTTGCCTCACCAAGCAGCGCACCTGCCTCATTGGTGATGGCATGCACATGATCCTGAGTGCTGCCGGGTGGGGACGTTGAGCTTTGATCGGTCTTGTCCATCGTCATGCCCTCGTAGCTGACTGTTGAGCGAATGCCACAACAATGACTGGGCATTCAGTCGGGGGACGCAGGTATGACGACGGGAGTTCAGAGTATGTGATCTATGACATTTACCTGAAGGCTCAAAAGAAATGACGCGATTAACCTGCGGCACTGGAGCCGGCGCAGAGGCTTTGGATGCGCTGGTAATCAGCGCCAGCAAAGGCATTCCGTTTGTCGGTACCTACGCACGGTTCGCTGCCGGGCAGGACGAAGAAGAAGTGAACAACCCAAAGAGGAGATTCACCATGAACATCATCAAGGCCCATTCACTGCTGCTCGTACTGTGCATCGGTGCCAGTGCACCGTTGGTGTTGGCAGCCACCGACATGAACGACCAACGCGCACCTGGTGCGCAGACACAGGACAACGGCCCGATGGATGGCACCGGCTCCGGCACGCCTGGGGATGGCATGGGAACCGGCTCTGGCGGTACGGGGACCAATGGCACCGACAATACTGGGGGTGACGGGACCGACAACGGCTCGGGGACGGGCACCGGCGCGGGTAACGGCACGGGTGGCGCCCCAGGTAGCGGCACAGGACCGGACGCCGGCAGCGGAGGCTCGGGCGGTTCTGGTTCTGGTTCTGGTTCCGGCTCGGGCGCTGGCGGTAGTGGCGGTGGTTCAGGCGGTTGAGCCAACCACCCAAATCTGCCTGCGATCATTCAAACCTGAAAGCTGTCGCGATCCCTGTGGGAGCGGGCAAGCCCGCGAAGCAGACCGCGCGTTGCATGGCAGGGGCTTCGCCCGTGTTCG
It contains:
- a CDS encoding phage holin family protein, whose product is MNKDPMHATPGLHTPEDDAVGVGGLLRQLMREVPDLFTKELALAKTELQHNLATLKAGTAAVAAGAIVVLAGFIILLLAAVYALAMVVEPWLAALIVGAITVVIGFIMLQSGKKQFEPAHLAPERTLHAMQQDKDTLKRKLP